The following are encoded in a window of Aerococcus sanguinicola genomic DNA:
- a CDS encoding V-type ATPase subunit — MENTAYAGLNVSVRVQETSLLQASDYNAMLQATSLSEALNVLRKTDYNLPEDIEETRDFDAFLMADLRRAYNDLYASTPDPRVVDFYALRYEYHNLKVLFKEWYAERDFSDIYLPIGRHSIESLRRAVRTGDGEGFDQSMIQGIRDVRENFEKYHSYDAISIILDSAYLDNMREIADEINDPGVDRVADMTIDFANLSMLVRAIQQGRSKGFMRAVLSDKGTLDSDEIIDYAVSHNHAAIAQAYKSLLYGGNLGNALHEDGSTNVVELEGRIEETEAEEMKLAQLEAFGPLPALAYLYFKENEITNIRLILVGKANDLDEQAIKERMRPIYGS; from the coding sequence ATGGAAAATACAGCATATGCTGGGTTGAATGTTTCCGTCCGCGTCCAAGAGACCAGTCTTTTGCAAGCGTCGGATTACAACGCCATGTTACAGGCAACTTCTTTAAGCGAGGCGCTCAATGTCTTGCGTAAGACGGACTACAACTTACCAGAGGACATTGAGGAAACGAGAGACTTCGATGCTTTCTTAATGGCGGACTTGCGCCGGGCCTATAATGACCTCTACGCAAGTACACCGGATCCACGTGTGGTTGACTTCTACGCCTTGCGCTATGAATACCATAATTTGAAGGTCCTCTTCAAGGAATGGTACGCTGAGCGCGACTTCTCGGATATTTACCTACCTATTGGCCGGCACAGCATTGAAAGCTTGCGCCGGGCAGTGCGTACCGGAGATGGCGAGGGTTTTGACCAATCCATGATCCAAGGTATCCGCGATGTACGGGAGAATTTTGAGAAATATCATTCTTACGATGCCATTTCTATCATCTTAGATTCAGCCTATCTCGACAATATGCGGGAGATCGCTGATGAAATTAATGATCCCGGTGTGGACCGGGTGGCAGACATGACCATCGACTTTGCCAACCTGTCCATGCTTGTCCGGGCCATCCAACAAGGGCGGTCCAAGGGCTTTATGCGGGCTGTCTTAAGTGACAAGGGCACCCTGGATAGCGATGAAATCATCGACTATGCCGTTTCCCACAACCACGCAGCTATTGCCCAAGCCTACAAGTCCCTGCTCTATGGGGGCAATTTAGGCAATGCCCTCCATGAAGATGGAAGCACCAATGTGGTGGAATTAGAAGGCCGGATCGAAGAAACCGAAGCAGAAGAGATGAAGCTGGCTCAATTGGAGGCATTTGGCCCCCTACCAGCCCTAGCTTACTTGTATTTCAAAGAGAATGAAATTACCAATATTCGCTTGATCCTAGTTGGCAAGGCCAATGACTTAGATGAGCAAGCAATTAAGGAAAGGATGCGACCTATCTATGGCTCATAA
- a CDS encoding V-type ATP synthase subunit F, whose product MAHKIAVVGEKDVVIPFQLIGFDAFPVNDGQEARKQVDELAKNEYGIIYLTETIAEQIPDTISHYDTQVVPAVILIPSHKGSLGIGKKRVQDNVEKAVGQNIL is encoded by the coding sequence ATGGCTCATAAAATTGCAGTCGTCGGTGAAAAAGATGTCGTGATTCCTTTTCAATTGATCGGCTTCGACGCCTTCCCCGTTAATGACGGCCAGGAAGCCCGTAAGCAAGTCGATGAATTAGCAAAGAACGAATACGGTATCATCTATCTCACCGAAACAATCGCTGAACAGATACCTGACACGATTTCCCACTACGACACCCAAGTCGTACCTGCTGTTATTTTGATCCCTTCACACAAGGGCAGCCTCGGCATTGGGAAGAAACGTGTCCAAGATAATGTTGAGAAGGCTGTCGGACAGAATATCCTCTAA
- a CDS encoding V-type ATP synthase subunit A, whose product MKSGKIVEVSGPLIKASGMEDAAVQEICYVGELNLMGEIIEMHGDVASIQVYEETSGLTPGEEVRPTGELLSVELGPGLLTRMFDGIQRPLEDFMEKTGSNYLVRGAHVDPLDREKKWHFEATVQEGDSVEAGDIVGTVQEGEVIEHRIMVQNGVKGTIAKIASGDYDLDDTVYVIRDEHGEEKGYGLSQRWPVRIGRPFKKKLLPDTIMTTGQRVVDTFFPITKGGAAAIPGPFGAGKTVLQHQIAKFADADVVVYVGCGERGNEMTDVVNEFPELIDPNTGKSIMERTVLIANTSNMPVAAREASIYTGITIAEYFRDMGYSVAIMADSTSRWAEALREMSGRLEEMPGDEGYPAYLGSRIAEYYERAGIVEVQGSEGRTGAVTAIGAVSPPGGDTSEPVTQNTLRVVKVYWGLDSNLSQQRHFPAINWLDSYSLYLDDVTQGISEETGTNWQEMVSSAMSTLQEEDGLQEIVRLVGIDSLSERDRLTLTVAAMVREAYLQQNSFDDVDATTSFDKQYKMLDIILTFEDEAREAMELGAYYDEIMKGTQDIRERISRMKYVHEDDLDQLDQLKADIKPAMRDLVQKGGAE is encoded by the coding sequence TTGAAATCAGGGAAAATAGTAGAAGTTTCTGGTCCACTGATTAAAGCTTCCGGCATGGAAGACGCTGCCGTTCAGGAAATCTGCTACGTCGGCGAATTAAACCTCATGGGCGAAATCATCGAAATGCACGGTGACGTTGCGTCTATCCAGGTTTATGAAGAAACTTCTGGTTTAACCCCAGGAGAAGAAGTGCGCCCAACCGGGGAGCTCTTATCAGTAGAATTAGGTCCAGGACTTTTAACACGTATGTTCGATGGGATCCAACGCCCACTCGAAGACTTTATGGAAAAAACAGGCTCCAATTACTTGGTACGCGGGGCCCATGTTGACCCACTCGACCGTGAGAAGAAATGGCACTTCGAAGCGACAGTCCAAGAAGGCGATAGCGTCGAAGCTGGCGATATCGTTGGGACAGTTCAAGAAGGTGAAGTCATTGAACACCGGATCATGGTACAGAATGGGGTCAAAGGGACCATCGCTAAGATCGCTTCTGGCGACTATGACTTAGACGATACCGTTTATGTGATCCGCGATGAGCACGGTGAAGAGAAGGGCTATGGCCTCTCACAAAGATGGCCAGTTCGTATTGGACGTCCATTCAAGAAGAAATTATTACCAGATACCATTATGACCACCGGCCAGCGGGTAGTTGATACCTTCTTCCCTATCACCAAGGGGGGCGCTGCTGCCATCCCAGGGCCATTCGGTGCTGGTAAGACCGTTCTCCAACACCAGATCGCTAAGTTTGCGGACGCAGATGTCGTTGTCTACGTTGGTTGTGGGGAACGTGGGAATGAGATGACGGACGTTGTTAACGAATTCCCAGAATTGATCGACCCGAATACCGGCAAGTCTATCATGGAACGGACCGTATTGATTGCTAATACTTCCAACATGCCGGTTGCCGCCCGTGAAGCGTCCATCTATACCGGGATTACCATAGCCGAATACTTCCGTGACATGGGCTATTCCGTTGCTATCATGGCGGACTCCACCTCACGTTGGGCCGAAGCCCTCCGTGAAATGTCTGGGCGTCTGGAAGAAATGCCAGGGGACGAAGGTTATCCTGCCTACTTGGGCTCACGGATCGCGGAATACTATGAACGTGCCGGGATCGTTGAAGTTCAAGGGAGCGAAGGCCGGACTGGGGCTGTTACAGCGATCGGTGCCGTGTCACCTCCAGGCGGGGATACCTCAGAACCAGTTACCCAAAATACCCTCCGCGTTGTGAAGGTATACTGGGGACTCGATTCCAACTTATCTCAACAACGTCACTTCCCAGCTATTAACTGGTTAGATTCCTACTCACTCTATCTCGATGACGTGACTCAAGGGATCTCTGAAGAAACAGGTACCAACTGGCAAGAAATGGTCAGCAGTGCCATGTCGACCCTGCAAGAAGAAGACGGCCTCCAAGAAATTGTCCGTCTGGTAGGGATTGACTCCTTGTCTGAACGTGACCGCTTAACACTGACTGTTGCAGCCATGGTTCGTGAAGCTTACCTGCAACAAAACTCATTCGATGATGTCGATGCTACCACATCTTTCGACAAGCAATATAAGATGCTAGATATTATCTTGACCTTCGAAGATGAAGCGCGTGAAGCCATGGAACTTGGCGCTTACTACGACGAAATCATGAAGGGCACCCAAGATATTCGCGAACGCATCTCACGGATGAAGTATGTCCATGAAGATGATCTCGACCAACTTGACCAATTGAAGGCAGATATTAAGCCTGCCATGCGTGATCTTGTACAAAAGGGAGGGGCTGAATAA
- a CDS encoding V-type ATP synthase subunit B: MLKEYKSVTDVYGPLMIVDDVEGVGYDELVEIQMQTGESRVGQVLEIQEDRAVVQIYGGGSGVNLRDTKVRFKGRPLEFGVSEDMIGRSFDGLGNINDGGPAIIPDEMRDINGTAINPMARDYPDEFIQTGISTIDHMNTLVRGQKLPIFSGSGLPHQELAAQIARQANVLNDNEQFAVVFAAMGVTFEEAKFFENSFRETGAIDRSVMFINLANDPAIERLATPKIALTAAEYLAYEKDMHVLVIMTDMTNYCEALREVSAARREVPGRRGYPGYLYTNLSTLYERAGRIRGANGSVTQIPILTMPEDDITHPIPDLTGYITEGQIILDHELYNNGVRPPINVLPSLSRLKDKGTGEGKTREDHANTMNQLFSAYAKGKEAKELAVVLGDSALSDTDKLYLKFTERFEEEYVNQGFNTNRDIFETLDLAWELLAILPKSELTRINDKLIEKYYPEDAETESEGA, translated from the coding sequence ATGTTAAAAGAATATAAATCCGTAACAGATGTCTATGGCCCTCTGATGATTGTTGATGACGTTGAGGGAGTCGGCTACGATGAATTGGTTGAAATTCAAATGCAAACGGGCGAAAGCCGGGTCGGCCAAGTCCTAGAAATCCAAGAAGACCGTGCCGTTGTCCAAATTTATGGGGGCGGTTCAGGGGTCAACTTGCGCGATACCAAGGTTCGTTTCAAAGGCCGTCCGCTCGAATTCGGCGTATCAGAAGATATGATTGGTCGTTCATTCGATGGTTTAGGCAATATCAACGATGGTGGCCCTGCCATCATCCCAGATGAAATGCGCGATATTAACGGGACAGCCATTAACCCAATGGCCCGTGACTATCCGGATGAATTTATCCAAACGGGGATTTCAACCATTGACCACATGAATACCCTAGTTCGTGGGCAAAAACTGCCAATCTTCTCAGGTTCAGGTTTACCCCACCAAGAATTAGCGGCTCAGATCGCTCGCCAAGCTAATGTGTTGAACGACAATGAACAGTTCGCGGTAGTCTTCGCTGCCATGGGGGTAACCTTTGAAGAAGCTAAATTCTTCGAGAACTCCTTCCGTGAAACAGGCGCCATTGACCGGTCTGTAATGTTTATCAACTTAGCCAATGACCCAGCTATTGAACGTTTGGCAACCCCTAAGATCGCTTTAACAGCTGCGGAATACCTAGCCTATGAGAAGGACATGCACGTCCTCGTTATCATGACGGACATGACCAACTACTGCGAGGCCTTGCGTGAAGTATCCGCTGCCCGCCGTGAAGTGCCAGGGCGTCGGGGTTACCCAGGTTACCTTTATACCAACCTGTCAACCCTTTATGAACGTGCTGGACGGATCCGCGGGGCTAATGGGTCGGTAACTCAGATTCCGATCTTAACCATGCCGGAAGATGATATTACCCACCCAATCCCTGACTTGACCGGTTATATTACAGAAGGTCAGATTATCTTAGACCATGAGCTCTACAACAATGGGGTTCGGCCACCAATCAACGTGTTGCCATCCCTGTCTCGTCTGAAAGACAAGGGGACCGGGGAAGGTAAGACGCGTGAAGACCACGCCAACACCATGAACCAGTTGTTCTCAGCCTATGCCAAGGGTAAGGAAGCCAAAGAATTAGCGGTCGTACTCGGGGACTCCGCACTCTCTGATACTGACAAGCTTTACCTCAAGTTTACCGAACGTTTTGAAGAAGAATATGTCAACCAAGGCTTCAACACCAACCGTGACATCTTCGAAACCTTAGATTTAGCTTGGGAACTCCTCGCTATCTTGCCTAAGTCCGAATTGACCCGGATTAACGACAAACTGATTGAGAAATACTATCCGGAAGACGCTGAAACTGAATCTGAAGGAGCGTGA
- a CDS encoding V-type ATP synthase subunit D, with amino-acid sequence MANALNVKPTRMELRNLKKSLDVATRGHKLLKDKQDELMRQFIDLIRQNNELREEVEAQLSGALQNFVLASSLMNQAFIDELVAIPTKEVSLEMHKENIMSVDVPKMQFHYSEEQESENEKFAYGYLNTSSELDEAIETMTQVMPRLLELSEIEKTCQLMADEIESTRRRVNALEYRMIPDTEETIDYIEAKLEEDERSTKTRMIKVKDMGEKA; translated from the coding sequence ATGGCCAACGCGTTAAATGTCAAACCGACGCGGATGGAACTGCGCAACCTGAAGAAAAGTTTAGACGTAGCGACACGCGGACACAAATTGCTCAAAGATAAGCAAGACGAACTGATGCGTCAATTTATCGATTTGATCCGCCAAAATAACGAATTGCGCGAGGAAGTTGAAGCCCAACTCTCCGGCGCCCTTCAAAATTTTGTCCTTGCGTCTTCATTGATGAACCAAGCCTTCATCGATGAACTCGTCGCAATTCCAACCAAAGAAGTCTCTTTGGAAATGCATAAGGAAAACATCATGAGCGTTGACGTCCCTAAGATGCAATTCCACTACTCCGAAGAGCAAGAAAGTGAAAATGAAAAATTTGCCTATGGTTACTTGAATACCTCAAGCGAATTGGACGAAGCAATTGAAACCATGACCCAAGTGATGCCGCGCCTACTTGAACTCAGCGAAATCGAAAAAACCTGCCAACTCATGGCAGACGAAATCGAAAGTACCCGCCGCCGGGTAAACGCTCTCGAGTACCGGATGATTCCTGATACCGAGGAAACCATCGACTACATCGAAGCCAAACTCGAAGAAGACGAACGGTCAACCAAGACCCGGATGATCAAAGTGAAAGATATGGGCGAAAAGGCTTAA
- a CDS encoding CAP domain-containing protein produces MKLDKKLLIALGLIGAGSLGLGETVQADDFDDDYDDYEDYEVDDDWDDYDTYDDDYDGYDDDWDDYDAYTDSYDYDGYDDIYDDYDDDIYDDDLSVDDYDDIHDDFDDDDQDEDLGDDDYDDIHDDFDDDDQDDNLDDNDYDDIHDGYDDDQDDDLDDDDYDDIHDDFDDKQDKAKESRPIPVAEVTSLASEKTVDLSKAQPDFNLIPRAEASTQETATTDTKQDPTTVTTPSADAVTLANQSTTSLSQAISKHFHDLVNQERTQQGLAPLAYQDSYQAAANNRTQEIIDCFSHTRPNGQAFHTANGFESAGSYVGENIQQTYASPGTSAEAIAQELFNNWKNSPGHYANMIDANYKGQSLGLEFIQNGDHTLIYSAQILGQ; encoded by the coding sequence ATGAAACTGGATAAAAAATTACTCATCGCACTCGGACTGATTGGAGCAGGCAGCCTTGGACTTGGCGAAACTGTCCAAGCTGATGACTTCGATGACGATTACGATGACTATGAAGATTACGAAGTTGATGACGACTGGGACGATTACGACACTTATGATGACGATTATGATGGTTACGACGATGACTGGGACGATTATGACGCCTATACTGACAGTTATGACTATGACGGTTATGACGATATTTACGACGATTATGACGACGATATCTATGATGATGACTTAAGCGTTGACGATTACGATGATATCCACGACGATTTTGACGACGATGATCAGGATGAGGACTTAGGCGATGACGATTACGATGACATCCACGACGATTTTGACGACGATGATCAGGATGACAACCTAGATGATAACGATTACGACGATATTCATGACGGTTATGACGATGACCAGGATGACGACCTAGACGATGACGATTATGACGATATTCATGACGATTTTGACGACAAGCAGGATAAGGCTAAGGAAAGCCGCCCTATCCCTGTGGCAGAAGTTACGTCCCTTGCTAGCGAAAAAACCGTTGATTTAAGCAAGGCTCAACCAGACTTCAATTTAATTCCAAGGGCTGAAGCCAGCACCCAGGAGACAGCAACAACGGACACCAAGCAAGATCCGACTACAGTGACTACGCCAAGTGCTGATGCAGTAACCCTGGCTAACCAGAGCACGACCTCCCTCAGCCAGGCTATCAGCAAACATTTCCACGACCTGGTCAACCAGGAACGTACCCAGCAAGGCTTAGCGCCTTTAGCCTACCAAGATAGCTATCAAGCCGCAGCCAACAACCGGACCCAGGAGATTATCGATTGCTTCTCCCATACCCGTCCCAATGGCCAAGCCTTCCACACGGCTAATGGTTTTGAGAGTGCAGGCTCCTATGTGGGTGAGAATATCCAGCAGACCTATGCTAGCCCTGGCACTTCAGCTGAAGCCATCGCTCAAGAGCTCTTCAACAATTGGAAGAATAGCCCTGGCCATTATGCCAATATGATCGATGCCAACTACAAGGGCCAGTCGCTCGGCCTGGAATTCATCCAGAATGGTGACCACACCCTCATCTATTCCGCACAGATTCTTGGCCAATAA
- a CDS encoding RNA polymerase subunit sigma yields the protein MMETREERNALIQEHFGFIIKTVSEITGRYVEVGNDDALSVALMAFDEAISRYDEDRGHFLAFCKLVIKSRVLTHLKGEGKDQQDVSLDDLQELGFDPVDERPVSQTDMKVEIEAWKEDLEDFAITLEQLADEAPKHRDTRERAIDISEASSKKRAITDHLFTKKRLPIRKMSRTFDVTEKVIKGSKTFIISVIIIFVKEYRAILDWIRG from the coding sequence GTGATGGAGACGCGAGAGGAACGGAATGCGCTCATTCAAGAACATTTTGGTTTTATTATTAAGACAGTATCTGAAATAACGGGACGCTATGTGGAAGTCGGCAATGATGATGCCTTGAGTGTGGCTTTGATGGCTTTCGATGAGGCCATCTCACGTTATGATGAAGACCGGGGGCACTTTTTAGCCTTCTGTAAACTGGTGATTAAGAGCCGGGTCCTGACTCATCTTAAGGGAGAGGGCAAGGACCAGCAGGATGTTTCCTTAGACGACTTGCAGGAATTAGGCTTTGACCCAGTAGACGAGCGGCCGGTGTCGCAGACGGATATGAAGGTTGAGATTGAAGCCTGGAAGGAAGACTTGGAAGACTTTGCGATTACGCTGGAACAATTAGCGGATGAAGCGCCCAAGCACCGAGACACCCGAGAGCGGGCCATTGATATTTCTGAAGCATCCAGTAAGAAGCGGGCCATTACCGACCACCTCTTCACTAAGAAGCGCTTGCCCATCCGTAAGATGAGCCGGACTTTTGACGTGACAGAGAAGGTGATCAAGGGGTCCAAGACCTTTATTATTTCGGTAATTATCATTTTTGTGAAGGAATACCGGGCCATATTAGATTGGATTAGGGGGTGA
- a CDS encoding anti-sigma factor domain-containing protein: MFEEVLILEIKTDYALAMSRSGEILRIRLKDGLTVGQQIYITEEDRYQQTPAKAPVPLKSGSKKKGLPWLTGILVAAMALLVIGVATVASNWSQEDEILGLGRNPSIQLEVDSKGTIQSLADASGKEQAAAKYIGEKLKDEIDQLLGQVKVADDQNMVVASTGLPKDQADQVRQQIRDYYEANGYDGDLIFLQAENSEYQAAKDKGQSLADYLIDHYDLNIWTREESRDLSDQEKKDRLKGHGDYIHVVNEDQRQKEEGEAKNKEEEKKKEEEKKKEEEAKKESEAEPESGGQGASPAPSSQPETNPSRPANQPQQPARPNQSAPAPQPAPAPYRAPAPAPQPSYDDDWDDDDWDDDDWDDDDD; the protein is encoded by the coding sequence ATGTTTGAAGAAGTGCTTATATTAGAGATAAAGACCGACTATGCCTTGGCCATGTCGCGGTCGGGGGAAATCCTCCGCATCCGCTTAAAGGACGGCTTGACGGTCGGCCAGCAGATCTATATCACAGAAGAAGATCGCTACCAACAAACACCTGCCAAGGCGCCAGTGCCCTTGAAGTCAGGAAGTAAGAAAAAAGGCCTTCCTTGGTTAACAGGAATCCTCGTGGCTGCCATGGCCCTTTTAGTTATCGGTGTAGCGACAGTAGCCAGCAATTGGAGCCAGGAAGATGAGATTCTAGGCTTGGGACGCAATCCAAGCATCCAGTTAGAAGTGGACAGTAAGGGGACCATCCAATCCCTAGCTGACGCCAGTGGCAAGGAACAAGCGGCCGCCAAGTATATCGGTGAGAAGCTCAAGGATGAGATCGACCAGCTGCTCGGCCAAGTGAAAGTGGCGGATGACCAGAACATGGTGGTCGCAAGCACAGGCCTGCCTAAAGACCAGGCCGACCAAGTCCGCCAGCAGATCCGTGATTATTATGAAGCGAACGGCTACGATGGCGATTTAATCTTCCTCCAGGCTGAAAATAGCGAATACCAAGCAGCCAAAGATAAGGGCCAGTCCCTGGCCGACTACCTGATCGACCACTATGACCTCAATATCTGGACGCGTGAGGAAAGTCGTGACTTGTCCGACCAAGAGAAGAAAGACCGTCTGAAGGGCCATGGCGACTACATCCATGTGGTCAACGAAGACCAGCGCCAGAAAGAGGAAGGAGAAGCCAAAAATAAAGAAGAAGAGAAGAAAAAAGAAGAGGAGAAAAAGAAAGAAGAAGAAGCTAAGAAAGAATCCGAAGCAGAGCCAGAATCCGGAGGTCAAGGAGCAAGTCCAGCCCCTTCCTCCCAGCCTGAAACGAATCCAAGTCGACCTGCTAACCAGCCCCAGCAACCAGCCAGGCCTAATCAGTCGGCTCCCGCACCCCAACCAGCCCCAGCCCCTTATCGAGCTCCCGCACCAGCACCCCAGCCCTCCTACGACGATGACTGGGACGATGACGATTGGGATGACGACGACTGGGACGACGATGACGACTAA
- the ftcD gene encoding glutamate formimidoyltransferase — translation MGDLFEAVPNFSEGRDQEVVEALAQEARSVAGVVLLDYSADVDHHRSVFTLMGTGPQLIEALIKMTTVAVEKIDLNQHQGEHPRMGALDVCPFIPLGQTSMDQACRMAEALAERLAADFDLPVMLYGEAASQPSRNRVADIRRGGFEGLADKLADPAWQVDYGPQAPHPSAGMTAVGARPAMVAFNVNLDTNRLDVAQAIAKKVRGSSGGFPACQALGMALTDRDLVQVSMNILDLDSLPLYRILETVRMEAARYGVAVLETELVGLAPAQALYDSAAYYLQLADFDPQGQVLEEELRQAKAD, via the coding sequence ATGGGAGACTTGTTTGAAGCGGTGCCGAATTTTTCTGAGGGGCGTGACCAGGAAGTAGTGGAGGCCCTCGCTCAAGAGGCCAGGTCAGTGGCAGGGGTGGTCCTGCTCGATTATTCAGCTGACGTTGACCACCACCGGTCCGTATTTACATTGATGGGGACGGGCCCCCAGTTGATCGAAGCACTGATCAAAATGACGACCGTCGCAGTGGAGAAGATTGATCTCAACCAGCACCAGGGTGAGCACCCGCGCATGGGAGCCTTGGATGTTTGTCCCTTTATTCCCCTGGGCCAGACTTCTATGGACCAGGCGTGTCGGATGGCCGAAGCCCTGGCTGAGCGTCTAGCAGCTGACTTTGACTTACCAGTGATGCTCTATGGAGAGGCGGCTAGCCAGCCTTCCCGCAACCGGGTGGCTGATATCCGCCGGGGAGGTTTCGAAGGTTTAGCTGATAAGCTTGCTGATCCGGCTTGGCAGGTAGACTACGGCCCCCAAGCCCCGCATCCTAGCGCAGGGATGACTGCTGTAGGGGCGCGTCCAGCTATGGTCGCTTTCAACGTAAACCTAGATACTAATCGTTTGGATGTGGCTCAGGCGATTGCTAAAAAGGTCCGGGGCTCGAGTGGGGGCTTCCCTGCCTGCCAGGCTTTGGGCATGGCCCTAACTGACCGCGACTTGGTCCAAGTCTCCATGAATATCTTGGACCTGGACAGTCTGCCCCTCTACCGGATCCTAGAAACGGTCCGCATGGAAGCAGCCCGCTATGGGGTGGCTGTACTCGAAACGGAACTGGTTGGCCTAGCCCCAGCCCAGGCCCTCTATGACAGTGCAGCCTACTACCTTCAACTAGCTGACTTTGATCCGCAAGGCCAGGTCCTCGAAGAAGAACTTCGCCAGGCTAAAGCAGACTAA
- a CDS encoding SLC13 family permease: MLISSFGALAALAIALLLILKKLPAPYALMVGGLVGALLGGANLSQSIEVMVDGSASMMSAILRILASGVLVGCLVKTGSAQKIAQAIVNRLGQSRALAALILASLLICSIGVFIDITIITVAPIALAICQESQLRKEAALVAMIGGGKAGNLISPNPNTLAVAASFDVDLSRLILQNLVPALVAALVTLLLSQALNRKLGDQVGLDSSDPVAPVANPSEQGPSLFAALVGPLTVVVLLALRPLVGLSVDPILALPLGGLASLLACRQGKKLISYSQFGLDQVKDVCLLLIGTGALAGVITASQLQADLSQLLQFLQLPPFLLAPLSGIFMGAATASTTAGASIASQSFAPSLIEAQVPHLAAAAMLHAGATVLDSLPHGSFFHATAGSVQLSFRQRLTLIRYEATIGASATLVAILAYLMTA; the protein is encoded by the coding sequence ATGTTGATCTCAAGCTTTGGGGCCCTAGCTGCCCTCGCCATTGCCCTATTGCTCATCCTCAAAAAATTGCCTGCGCCCTATGCCCTCATGGTTGGCGGTTTGGTCGGTGCCCTTTTAGGTGGCGCTAATCTCAGTCAAAGTATTGAGGTCATGGTCGACGGTTCGGCTTCCATGATGAGCGCCATCCTCCGTATCCTCGCCTCGGGGGTCCTCGTTGGTTGCCTAGTCAAGACAGGGTCCGCTCAAAAGATTGCCCAGGCCATCGTCAACCGGCTGGGCCAGAGCCGGGCCCTGGCCGCTCTCATCCTGGCCAGCCTTCTGATCTGTAGCATCGGGGTCTTTATCGACATCACGATCATTACCGTTGCTCCTATTGCCCTAGCCATCTGCCAAGAAAGCCAGCTTCGAAAGGAAGCTGCCCTGGTCGCCATGATCGGCGGGGGCAAGGCCGGCAACCTCATCTCCCCCAACCCCAACACCTTGGCTGTTGCAGCTAGCTTCGATGTCGACCTAAGCCGGCTGATCTTACAAAATCTGGTGCCCGCCCTAGTGGCAGCACTGGTGACCCTCCTGCTCTCTCAGGCTCTCAACCGCAAATTAGGCGACCAAGTGGGGCTTGACTCGTCTGACCCAGTCGCTCCAGTCGCTAATCCTAGCGAGCAAGGTCCTAGCCTGTTCGCCGCTCTGGTCGGTCCCCTCACGGTTGTCGTCTTGTTGGCCCTCCGTCCACTTGTCGGCCTCTCCGTCGACCCTATCCTAGCCCTCCCTCTTGGGGGACTGGCTTCCCTACTAGCCTGCCGTCAGGGCAAAAAGCTCATCAGCTACAGTCAATTCGGCCTGGACCAAGTCAAGGATGTTTGCTTGCTTCTGATTGGAACGGGAGCATTGGCCGGCGTGATCACCGCTTCCCAGCTCCAAGCCGATCTCAGCCAGCTCCTCCAATTCCTCCAGCTGCCGCCCTTCCTCCTCGCTCCCTTGTCTGGTATCTTCATGGGCGCAGCCACAGCCTCCACCACAGCCGGAGCCAGTATCGCCAGCCAGAGTTTCGCCCCAAGCCTGATCGAAGCCCAAGTCCCCCACCTAGCAGCCGCTGCCATGTTGCATGCGGGCGCCACCGTCTTGGACTCCCTCCCCCACGGTTCCTTCTTCCACGCCACCGCAGGCAGTGTCCAGCTCTCCTTCCGCCAGCGTCTGACCCTCATCCGCTACGAAGCCACAATCGGCGCCAGCGCCACCCTAGTTGCCATCCTAGCCTATCTCATGACCGCTTAG